Genomic segment of Sebastes fasciatus isolate fSebFas1 chromosome 3, fSebFas1.pri, whole genome shotgun sequence:
TTAGATCAAATCAATTATATTTTTCATAAAGGGAAATTTCATCAAAGTATTTACATCCTTGACCTGTTGGTGGATCATTTAAAAGGTCGGCAGCAGCATCAAGACACCGTTATATTCTTGTACGGTAATTTGCTTTTTGCACTTTCCATTTCCTATTTGACATGATACTAACTTTAGCTTCTGTGTTGTGTAAAGCAGCACAATGGTTATGGGGTCAGCATGACTCCAGGAGATGACAGGTGTTAATGGGAGGTGGCAGACAGTGCAACACATCGTGAAAGCGGATCTGCAGGAAGCGTCTCTTGTGGTTGAACTGGGTTTGGAAGTGAGGATATGATCATGGACTTCTGTTATAAACGGCAGATAATAAATGCTAAAGTTGAAGGACCAATCTGTAATTGTTTTACCTTTACATTATGTACATCCACACATTTCATTGAAGAGTTGGACTtataaatagaatagaataaaattgtattacagtacactacagtaaacaaagaaaaaatgtaTCGAAAGGTAAAAGATGAAAAGTGCCCATGGCCTGGGGGCTTTGAGTGTAATGGTTTAGGAACAAATTAAAGAATTTAAAATTAGACAATATGCAAGGCTCTGTTATTTTACTAACCTTTATCAAGTATGCAATTTATTTTTCCCCCCACTTTGTTTATtagttttcacattttaaaaaacacatttgtataCAAAAGTACAGGAAAaatgttgtcattgtttttcattgttgttattcattgttaaggaaacaaacagacaaacaaaatcaagtacaataatatatatattactatcattattgttagtattattattattattactattattattataataatatatatatatatatatatatatatatgtgtgtatatatatatacatatatatatatgtatatattgttaagATAATTAAGATAATCCccatattaatataatttaatataaatatcaCTTTGTTTATTTGTGCAAACATTTGCTAACACAAACAGGAGATGCacagtaaagaaaaaaacatgtgtgaaACAGGTGTATAAGTTAGACACAGCAAAGGTAAGATAAAATGAATTATATTGAAAATTGTTACAAAATCCTGATTACACAACCAGATATGAGAGGGGTATTCTGGGTAAGCTTTCTGACAGCTTTCAAAAACGTGTTGATGAATAGGCCCAACAAGGTcgtttattatatgtttttgatatatattatattgttttatatatgcCTGTTGCAGGTTATAAAGCAGAGAGGACTCTGTGTCCAACAGGAGGGAACACAGTGTAACCAGCACCTGGCCTCAGTCAGTCAACTTCAATTCACTGCGTCCTTTTCCGGAGTTATGAAACTTTGTAACACAGGTTTTGTAACCGAGCCGCTCTGACCAATCAGGACGCGAGTTAGCTGAACACGTGACCCGGTGTGTGATTTTATGTAACGAACGTGGTGGAGAAAGTctgtccaccacctcctccactaTCCACTACACACTGTGAGGCAGCTATAGACATGATTACACACGTTAACAAGACATCTGCATAacactttattatatttttaaacgCTATATAATGTCGCTTCAACCGGACGCAGCGGAGGAGAGAAGCAGCGCCTTCTTCATcgctgcagaagaagaagaagaagaagaggaggaggaccagCATCATCAACTTATACTACAAAAAGCCAACGCGTTAGCCTCGGAAGACTGCCTAAAAGAAGCCATTGGGTTGTTCTCAGTGGCTATGCGGTACCGCACTGTGAGACCAGAACAATTAAGCACCTTTGTGGACTGTATCCTGCGAAACTTTAAGAGGAAAACGGACTCAGAGTCGGTTTCAGGCCGGAGTCGTCGCCGGGACGtcgctgctgcttctgctgccgTTGCTGTTGACGACGACGTGTTCGACTGTCCGAACTGTCGCAGCTTCTTAGGCGAACCCGTCACCGCAGCCTGCGGACATTCATACTGTAAAAGGTGTTTACAACGACGGCTGCTCTCCAAGTGTAAGCTGTGCGGTGAAGCGGTGAGCGGAGAGGAGAAAGTGAACGTAACGCTGTGCGGACTGTTAGACAAATGGTTCCCGGAGGAGCTGAAGAAGTCTAAAATGCTGTACGAAGTGGACGAGCTGTGTAGGAGAGGATGCTACCACGAAGCGGTGTCGCTGGCGACAGATGTGATTCAGTGTGGTGAGTAACATGATTAGAAATAGCAGGCTTTGTTTGGAGATATAGTGGACCCTGAAGGTTTTTTATTGGTAGTTCTACTgaccaacatttaaaaaaaagcccaTGCACCGTTACTTAATGTGTTGTAATGGTCTGGtttagtgatgtgtcggtcacgAACGAGTCGGTtctttgagccggctcttttaatcAGAATCGGAATCAcaatcagaattgtgtttattgccaggtgtaaggggtatacactaggaatttgctttggttttgttggtgcaagtaagcagtataataacaaaagaataggtaaaaatgttagaataaaataagaatacaaaaattgaaattctaccaatatgcaatatacaaaataagctataaacaaaaagtGTGACGATTTAAGTGAACgagaagagccggctcccgtccgagagctgttttttttctttttttttaattaattaattcaacgCAGAATGATAAGATGATCTTCCCCGCGCCACGagcactgaatgttgtgttaatggcGTCcgtcaggtgatgacagacaaggatcataccatcaagcagggagggggaggggtgcgcggcgcgctgacggtctacaggtacagagcaggagggagaggaggagagaaatggtatgtgtccacaggctccgtgctttctacggtccccattcattgtctatgtaagaagccgtgcaatgcattctggtagcgtagcGTGgtgtcgcgattcgagagacggagcgtcactatgcccgctcctcatttgcataaagttgagggctagtcTACTACATGCAAATCAcggggcgtccgacgcgactcgccgcctctcgaaactccctagaatcttttaaaataaacgttgttgatacaaaataaagacagattccccaactgcatggcttatttctcgcctcaaatgttttcagaaacacattttacacactattttcgtgaaataagagaagaaagcttccaaacgagcctccatactgtttccagtttgaaagctgggagcaacAGCAGCCAATGGaaggaaagcgttcgtccaataaGGTGGGGACAGCCCGTGTGGACACGTACTGTAACtttgactgaatgttgtgttaatggcgtccgtgcgaccaatcacgTGATGACGGACGAgaatcataccatcaagcagggaggggctggGGTGCgtggcgcgctgacggtctacaggtgcagagcaggagggagaggaggagagaaagagagaggagtgcggtgcgcaaataacagacaagatgagtgacagtcgaaaatgaagcagcatgtaaaattactggtattctggaaattataaggtttagtataattatattgaataatttaagtgatatatgtgcacacgtactaatcataggtcaaaacagctaaagctaaatttgacTGAATTacaaaaggcagaagtggtaaaatgaagagccgtttgggagccgaaagagccggctcttcttggtgagctgagccaaatgatctggctcattaaaaagagccggaattcccatcactagtctGGTCGGAGCCAGTCAGTCTCCTCCTCCATGAGCTGTCGTGTAAATCTGGTAGGTTGGTCCAGCGTACGAAATTTCCCCATCTGCGCATGCGCAAACGTTGCAAGTTGTATAAGGCAGGTCGTGACACATAGTGGGGCAGCATGCTTTTGTAACTTGCCAAGGACggcattttgtattttataactGTTATGGCTGTTGCAGTttcataaatgttttaaatgagaTTGAATGCGTCACTTGTGGGTCAGTTTATGAGGCCGGGTGGGTGAGGCTGGTGGTTCAGTGTCAGCCAGGCAGTGGTGATGTTATGCAATGAGAGAAACTAGGCTACCTCTGGGGCAGATGACATAAAAGTTAACAAATCAGTGATGACGCGGGTTTTTTTGGGATGGAAATCCCAGTAATGGCTTTAATAGCAACAATGGTAACGTCAGTGGTCTAatagtgcccttgagcaaggcactaaaGGCCCCAGCTGTTCCAGCGGAGATGACCTGTAGTTGGAAGCTGGCTGCAGCAATTCCTCGATGAAAAGAGGGTGACTTTTTGTGGTTATCATGGCCCTGCCTTCCAGGGGGATCTCAAGGAACTAGTAATTGAAAACACAAACCATAATGGTGTGATGCATTGTGGGTATGGCTACTGCCTTGCAAGAGAAATACATATTATGTCAGAAACAGATTTGGTACATctcaatacatagtatgtcaaatgcactATGGGGcgcccatttgaaggcaccatttgtcccaattgtatgcatactgtacgtacagtatgtactttgtaagagcagctgcagtacgtattTAAGAAAAAGATTTGGAACGGAGCCGTAgtctttttttaacttaaacCACTGGATTACAAATTCCATCTAACCAGGCAAGAAAGAGCAATGGTGTTTTCCTTATATATAGTCATGTTATGCTATTGTAGTTAGGGGGTTATAAGCTTTAAACGGCATTTTCATTCATCGTTATCATAATGTGGTGATTGGGAGTCCCTATGTGCAACACAGTGTATATTCACGTCTTATCTCCCACACCCTGAAATAAAGAGGTCTGGTAGTCTGACAGTATGTATGTCTGTAAAATAGTTCTGGACTTTCCCCTGGTTTACTGGAGCTTATGGAAACACGCATGGAATCTGGGTCAAGTTATATAACACATATGTAACACACATATGTAACCTTGGATATTGAGTGAAAGACGTAACCTAAAGTGAGACCAATGGAATGCCATACCACAGTTAAGAGATAAACTTTAATTACTCCCCTCCACATTTACCTtgtgtgctttttatttttttattactcaTAATATTTACTGAAGGAGGACAGATTGTGACTGTGCAAAGGCTGTAAAAACATTACGTTCCTTTGCAAATTTTGGTTACACAATCCTGCATTGTGTAACCCAGACTTCCAAAAAGCCCTGGTAGCTGAATGGCTTAAGTGCATGCCACATATCCGCGATATCTATGCTGATGTGTCCACTGATTCTGCCCTGGGACCTTTGATGCGtgtcatccccccccccccccccccccctcctctctccacttATTTCCTGTCTGCCTTTTCTGTCCAATAAAGGTGAGAAGtaattgaaagaaaaaaagcagtaaTACATGCTATTTAAAGGTCAAATGAGGGTAACTGGTGTGGCACTTTCTGTCActtgacattgggtgaaggatGCCCACTGTGGCAGTAATAATTAGAGTCGTACCACCTGCTTCTGACAGCGCTGGTCCTCAATGCTGCAGGCAGCCTGAGAAGCAGGACAGAAACGGGCCGTACTCATAGAGCTTACTTGTACAAATAGTTGCTCCTAGTGACGAAATTTGAAGAATATTCTCAGAATTATGAAGTCCTGCTAAAGCTGAAAGTTATTCACAAAGCATCTTAAGAGAGCTCCTAGGGTGAAAAACTGTTAGGAATAAGAAGGAGGACTTTCTAAAAGGCTTAAGAGTTTCTTAAGCTGAGGAGAAAAGTGGCATAAAGAGGTAGGAGAAATATATTCTCCAAATGCTGACTGACAGTGAGTTAAAgaaatagatatatatataatagaatatatGTAAGCAAATAACAACTATCAGTATGTGAATAGGCTACTGCACAAGCCTGTGATTTGTAGGCTCCTTTTAAAGTATGGCTGTCAATTTATTCAACACAGAGATGTTCATTACATAAAATAGTATTCATAATTGTCTTAgtagaaattacatttttgcatATACTGCTATTTCctcttttaaaaagtcataaaatgtcCTTTAATTAgaggttttcttttttgttttatgcttttattcattaatttattcttAAAAATTGTATTCAttgtcttttatttatgtttctatTTCTTGACCGCATTGATTTTATGTCTGTGAAGCACTTAAACCACGTAAACCtcagggctgccccctcttagtcgattagtcgacttatcggtcgttttggtcttagtcgactaagaattctttagtcgattagtcatttttttatgctttttcatgctgaatgacttctttccaagaaacgtatgagcacatctctgctAAATACAAGATTTAGAGTGGTGCTTTTGTGAGATTCTTTGAGGAgtaactcagttttacagctctGTCGATtaagtcaactaatcgattagtcgacaaaatcggaTGAGTGTTgatcgactaagaatttctttggtggaTGTGAGGAAAGCCCTAGTAATAGAGACATATTACCACCTGCTTTTTGACAGTGTCGGTCGTCAGTGCTGCAGACAACCTGAGAAACGGGACAGAAACGTCACAATATTCAGGTGTGCTTGCTACCCATGCGAGTTGAAAAGGATGTAGGTTTGCTCATTAAATTATAGACAATTTGATGAGTCAGTATAATTTTACTTGTGTATTAAGTAACCCATGATTGAATGATATGTTTAAACTAATGCTGTGCTTTCCAATATTTTAAGttaaatactcaaataaaaacCTTTTCTTGTagcaaaattttaaaaaaaagtcttcctTATGTCTCCTGCAGATCCAGAGATGACAGAGGTGGCGCGACTGTCTCGGGCAGAGGCGTACATGGCTCTCAAACTGTACCGTCTGGctctggaggacacagagttcAGTCCCTTGTCCAGCTGCTCTGCTGAAGTAGGTCACTCACTGATACTGCACTCATTTGTTATCCCATGCTacagaaatgttattttaaatctCCTCTATTAGACATATCGTTGTGCCTTTTATGATGAGAGGATAATCAGCGTGAGATATGACACCATATTAAACAGCAGGTATTTTGTTGGTGCTGTAAGGATGTTGGCATCACCAGGTTGTGTGTACGTATGCTCTCACACCAtgatctcatctcatcttatctctctcttttcacATAGGGCAGGTCTAGATCGTACTCTTTAATTTACTTACTAGAGTCTGGCATGTGTTCAATCTGCCAGTCAGTCTCTTCTGATATGTCGGTCAGCAGGTCATTACTAAGAAAAGGGTTATTTTAAGGTTTCCACCAACAAAGCCACAGATCGGGGGCACCCGTGTCAGTCACGTTATTGGATTATAGTTACAAGTTAATTGTAAGTCACTTTACAGACGTCagattttaaaggggaacaccacctgaattaagaattccaatatgttgtTTCCATGGCCGacgaaagttcaatcaatatttgtgaacatgagctactctctctcaaagccaggaACCAGAGAAGGAAGTCTTAGAgtgggagactgattttatggacccacaggatgtttgttttattttttatacctaaataagctttattctattgtaatgttgtcagttgtgaaacagaaaatgttcccatattcTCAAAagattcccctgggtgctctcagtgtcaacTATAACTCCCAAGTTGATCGtctgtggagcagctccacacttaaTACCAGATGACATcacaaatctgagatttagcaCTCCAGTTTTTGGATTAGGAGTTGTTCATGttcactaatattttttggactgtcttacaTTAttggaataacatgtatgaaatttgaaaatgggcgtagttcccctttaaaagttCATTTTGGATACGTGTCTTTGAAGTTGAATTTATTGAATCATAGTCTAATTTCTTAGTGgtgactttgtttgtttgtttgtttgtttgtttgtttacaaggcATATTTTTAACAACCTCCTGCTATTTTTAGTATTGTATAAAAGGCCTTCTCATAGGCTAAAGAAGTTACAAAAGTGTATCATGAGGTTTTCTAGACCACAACTGAGAATGCAACGATTAAGGTCAAAGCCGTTTATTTAATCAGTAACAGGAGACCAAATGTCTGGGTGGAAGTTAAGGAATTTCTCTTATCTGTGGTGCAAAGTACGTTATGTAAAAGAACTTGCGTATttcatattgatttatttaatttagaCAAAACTGCCACTCTTGTTTGTATATAAGAATAATGTGTTCTGTCTGGCTGTTTTTAAAACAGTTCAGCCTGATTTTGAATTTTGTGTTCTTAAAATGCAGGTAAAGCATGAACACCTTTTAGCAAGAGCAAAGTTGTTAGAGGTTTAAAGATGGACTGGcgttagggatgtcacggtgaggacattttcccaccggttaatacatttgtgacaacaccggtgttaccgattacactggaaattttacaagaaaagatgaagatcaatatctgtagagcgcttactttgatctttaccgtcggatggctgtgtgtctggcctctccggccaccgtgtaacactggtaacaccgactaccgcggcaagcctatcTGGTATTTGTGTACACCGCAGTTAAAGGGACTAAGCATGAGAGTGAATACACAGTGTAAACATAAATGCTGCTACAGAAGTATAATTTCTCTCTTTCCGTCCTTCCAGGCTTTGTTTAGGAAAGCTATGGTGCTACATGAGATGGGCCAAGTGGACGAGTCTCTCCAAGTCTTCCTCCAATGCCTGGCTGTAGACGAGGACTTCCCCTGTGCTAAAAGACAAGTGGAAAAGGTGAGAGAATTTAAGCGTTATGATTAGTCTGCTGACAATGTGggaagagaaaaagacaaaatattagACATCCTAAAGTGTCAGTCAGTTGAGTCACACTTTAAGTACACACTCAATACACTGTAAGCTAAAGATTTAAGTAAAACTTGTACCATTGCTTTAAGGAACCTCGGTACATGAGTGTCGTAACTGTTTGATTGGATAGCCAGGAACGTAGAGCTCAACCATGATTATCTTTACTGCACAAACCCATTTGTTCTGTTTTAATAGCTAGCATCTGCTGTTATACTACATTGACTTAATGGAACATATCGTCATGGCATGGATCTTAAAATCCCGCTCGAGCTTTACGACTAAATAAACAGTTTAACCGAAAACAATGTAGAGATGCTGTGTTTTATAGGCATCCTGATGACGGTACCCCTTATATAACTGTGTTTTGTCCTCTATGCATAGAAAATGTGTCTGGAATGTGCTGACAGATTATTTACAGAGGTCGGTCATATTATTCTGCTGATCCGTATTGATTTCAGTCAGTCGGAGCATTtgtcacttttaacagtttatagACAAAGTCAAAATGTTTACTTCCACTTCTTCATCCACAAAGTTTGTCCCTTCATTCTGATGAtgagataaaactttattttgtcctgagggaaattcctgtgcagcagttgcaaaggcataatgacagaggaaaaagatgaggtcgTTATATATCAATAAGGAATATCAACGTTTTCCTCAGAGATATTAtacaattatgaaaaaaaactctATAGTACTAAACTTACAGTGTcaacaacgtcaacaaacacgtcacaactcgtgaactggagtaggggtgtaagaaaatacacGAGTATTGCAATACTCtgttgtgcgatactgtatccATTCTCCAAATCACGTTgtcaatttttaattaacctcttaaaaatccgacgacCCACCATCGCACCCGTctgctattcgatctttcggaggttgtaccgAGTTACCGAAGTTACGCAaatttttggcaaggaaaaacttgcatggccattttcagaagggtcccttgacctctgacgtcaTATATCTGAATGACAATGGTCTCTATGGATACACATGAGCCTCCCCATTACAGACacgaccactttatgataatcccatgcagtttgtaCCACATGAGGAGAGCGTTCacatggactcttctcgtgaacacggtaaacacggccctatttgaaggcaccataagtcTCAGTCGGTCATGGAATTGCGTAAGTTGTTAGTGGGTCGGGATCTTGTGACTCCGTCTGTAATGACATTAGTGCCACTTAATAGACTGACCACAACATTGTGGTTACGTAAGTTCCACGCAGTCGACTCATGCATGCAGtactacatacattttcagaataaagtgaCAGTTTGTTGCCATTTTATGATGAAACTATTTTCAGTTGCTGTTATTGCTGCTCAAGTTTTGTGTAATCATCTCTGAATCATCATTGTATAAGGAAACATACATAATCACATTAGTCATCTCATACCAGTTTTCACTTGGTATAAAGTGTGTGAAATTGACAAGGGTTGCTGGTTATATTAACATCTTGTCTGAATTCCTTCTGATCCTGAAAGAGACACTGTTCAGGCTAGACATCGCTCTACATCAGCGTGCATCAATAGCATGTCAAATTAAGTTTGTGTAGCCTGTAATCACATTTAAATAGTCTCAAAGGTCTTCCCAAAACCCACATAATGAAAACAGCAAATTATTGCAATTGAAAATGACAGCCTGCATCCTTGTTGCCCTCACGAAGAGATGACAAGGCATCTAAATGATGCTGAGCATATGGTTACACATTAGTTGTAAAAAGATTAAGATGCTAAAACTAAAAACCCAACTTTATCACTCTTACACAAGTTAGCAGGAaaataatgcaaatataaaGGAAGGGGATACTTATGTTTAAAATGGCTGAACTGGGAGGAATGGTTAATGGTCTCTGCTACTGGGTCATATACACTGAGGTCAAACGGAGGTCACTCTGATATCTATTCTGAACATAGAAAAAGGCCActctcactgtacattatcatAACCAAGTTTGCTCTTGGTCTTGGTTATGAAATTGGATTTACAGTATTGTGTAATTATATCTTTTGTCAATAACCTCTTTGTGCATAGAGGACAAAACGTGTGTATTTCCGTCACCACACACTGCATGGGTCGAGCCTTGAAAAAACGTAAAAACTTGTTGTTTAAACACAATTTCAAGCATTTAATTTCCCCCCTAATCCAGGCAAATTCAAAATAActaaaatttagatttttttttgcattttctttttatttatttaacctttatttaaccaggaaatCCCTTGAGATTTAATCTCTTTTACAAGGGAGACCTGAGCCAACACAATTTCTCTGCCTCTCAGTGCGAAGACTTGGCTGACAAACTGAGTGCTTTTTTACAGATCCTGTGTGACTTGCTCTCCCCCGCTGATGAGAATGTCAAGGTCGGCCTGAGGGAAACAACACAGAGCACGTCACCTCACTTGCGAAGTAAAACCCTCGTGGCCGATGCCCAAGCTCAACCACAGAGCCCGATCCAAAGACAACACCAGGTCCGCGCCGCCTCGGCACACCACCATCTGGACAGCCAGGAGGTACTAGCAGACTGAGTCATGATATCATATTGTTCATCAATGAATTGCCTCAATGCTTGTGTCGCCACGTGTTTATGAGGATCTATAATCATCTTCTTACTTGTTTGGCATTATTCAGAAACGATTGGAAAGCCTGGAGCGGCCCGGTCTGAGCAGAGCTCATTCGCTACGGATGCATGGCTCTAATTGTGGCGAGGAAGGGCTGAAGAGAGTTTTCTCTGCTCCTCAGCTGGGCGACGAGGACAAGGGTGGCGTGCTGAAGAGGAAGTTGTCAGTGTCCGACACAGAACACTGCGTTGTGAACAGTGGAAGTAACAAGCTTAAAAGACAAGGTCAGTGGCCAATCCCACCATTGTATTGCTTTCTGTTCTTCcttatgtattatattttaatttccaAATCAAATCTCTTCTGTTTCCATCTTACATAAGAACTTATAGAACATATCTACAATGGTGCATAAAAATAAGCTTATTTGGGAACTTAAATACAGACTTTTTGAAGGAATGATGTACGATGGGTTGGGTATACATTTTAAGCACCATAATTATGTCAGAAAGAATTCATTTTGAAATGCCGTCTTCCCTCTGGTTGACTTTAGGTGTGGGGAAAGGCTCCAAACAAAAGGCTGCCAAAGTTAAAATCTGCAGAATTGTTCCTAAAGACCTGATGGACCCCAATGACCTGGAGTGCTCTCTCTGCATGAGGTACGGTCACACACTaaatgtacacatttacaaTGCAGTTtgtactagggatgtcacgataccagaaacgtaatagtcgataccaataccagtgaaattccatgattctcaataccacagtaaaaaacaaaagtaaaacgataaatcccatgtacttcaacattcACTCCTTTATCACTGTtggcatactgttttttgttaggaagatATACTGGTCATAATttcctctctattatctatttcatattgctgtgaaaacatctccttcagacaactgtatttattcaagtttctccccaaaaactacattttacaagattacatttgaacacatcatgataatgttagaatTCACCTTTGCCcaattgtcatttttactgaatagagcctgaatgtATCATGATATAAATGAATAGCGCCTCCCGTTAATGTTAGTGGTGCAGATCTGTGCTGCTTCaaggctgctaacagctaacattaccaGCTCTGGTCCTGCCGAtctcaacacagatttgttgttcacaatgtagcattatcatggaaaaaatagggtgggtcaatagtgagtttactgcgtccttAACATATTTTCTATCTATCTCGACGACGGGAGGCTCTTAGTTTCGAGCCCTGCCGGTACAtatggtactgtagaaaaacgagtaccgtcacgttttcagaattttgccATCGACTTGGTCCCGAAGTATTGGTTCTCGTGCCATCCCATGTTTGTACACAGGTTTCAGAATCAACACTGATTGTTGCATCTCTGTGATGAATACAGGTTGTTCCATGAGCCTGTGACGACACCATGTGGCCACACCTTCTGCAAAAACTGTTTGGAACGCTGCTTGGACCATACGCCTC
This window contains:
- the lonrf1 gene encoding LON peptidase N-terminal domain and RING finger protein 1 — protein: MSLQPDAAEERSSAFFIAAEEEEEEEEEDQHHQLILQKANALASEDCLKEAIGLFSVAMRYRTVRPEQLSTFVDCILRNFKRKTDSESVSGRSRRRDVAAASAAVAVDDDVFDCPNCRSFLGEPVTAACGHSYCKRCLQRRLLSKCKLCGEAVSGEEKVNVTLCGLLDKWFPEELKKSKMLYEVDELCRRGCYHEAVSLATDVIQCDPEMTEVARLSRAEAYMALKLYRLALEDTEFSPLSSCSAEALFRKAMVLHEMGQVDESLQVFLQCLAVDEDFPCAKRQVEKILCDLLSPADENVKVGLRETTQSTSPHLRSKTLVADAQAQPQSPIQRQHQVRAASAHHHLDSQEKRLESLERPGLSRAHSLRMHGSNCGEEGLKRVFSAPQLGDEDKGGVLKRKLSVSDTEHCVVNSGSNKLKRQGVGKGSKQKAAKVKICRIVPKDLMDPNDLECSLCMRLFHEPVTTPCGHTFCKNCLERCLDHTPQCPLCKESLKEYLACRKYMVTTVLEMLIKQYLSQEYAERTKTHLEETRELSDLTKNVPIFVCTMAYPTVPCPLHVFEPRYRLMIRRCMDAGTQQFGMCINDPQKGFVDYGCILTIRSVHFLPDGRSVVDTIGGKRFRVLSRGKKDGYSTADIEHLGDNRVEDSEELEKLQDLHDAVYEQARVWFQDLKIHFHNQILQHFGPMPEREADIQATPNGPACCWWLLAVLPIDPRYQLSVLSMTSLKERLVKIQHILTYLQSIPNN